A single window of Oreochromis aureus strain Israel breed Guangdong linkage group 5, ZZ_aureus, whole genome shotgun sequence DNA harbors:
- the cldn19 gene encoding claudin-19 isoform X1: protein MANSGLQLLGYFLALGGWIGIISTTALPQWKQSSYAGDAIITAVGLYEGLWMSCASQSTGQVQCKIFDSMLSLDIHIQTCRALMVVSVLLGFIGIIVSVVGMKCTKVGDNNPATKTRIAMTGGALFLLAGLCTLVSVSWYATQVSYQFFNPNTPPNARYEFGSALFVGWAAASLTVLGGSLLCCSCSKEDMRGQQYYRQSQPSTAREPNVKSTPPEKREQYL from the exons ATGGCTAACTCAGGTCTACAGTTGTTGGGTTACTTTCTGGCATTGGGTGGCTGGATTGGCATCATCTCCACAACTGCCTTGCCCCAGTGGAAGCAGTCATCGTACGCCGGCGATGCCATCATCACTGCCGTGGGTCTGTACGAGGGGCTGTGGATGAGCTGTGCCTCACAGAGTACGGGACAGGTGCAGTGCAAGATCTTTGACTCCATGCTCTCGCTGGACA TCCACATCCAGACATGCCGGGCCCTTATGGTGGTGTCAGTACTGCTGGGCTTTATTGGGATCATCGTCAGCGTGGTGGGCATGAAGTGTACCAAGGTGGGAGATAACAACCCAGCCACCAAGACCCGCATCGCTATGACCGGAGGAGCACTCTTTCTGCTTGCAG GTTTATGCACACTGGTTTCTGTGTCCTGGTATGCCACTCAGGTGTCCTATCAGTTCTTTAACCCAAATACACCACCCAATGCCAG GTATGAGTTTGGCTCAGCCTTGTTTGTCGGATGGGCAGCAGCCAGTCTGACTGTTCTGGGTGGCTCTCTGCTGTGCTGCTCCTGCTCCAAAGAAGATATGCGAGGACAGCAATATTACCGCCAATCACAGCCTTCCACAGCAAGGGA ACCAAATGTTAAAAGTACCCCACCAGAGAAAAGGGAGCAGTACTTGTAG
- the cldn19 gene encoding claudin-19 isoform X3, whose product MANSGLQLLGYFLALGGWIGIISTTALPQWKQSSYAGDAIITAVGLYEGLWMSCASQSTGQVQCKIFDSMLSLDIHIQTCRALMVVSVLLGFIGIIVSVVGMKCTKVGDNNPATKTRIAMTGGALFLLAGLCTLVSVSWYATQVSYQFFNPNTPPNARYEFGSALFVGWAAASLTVLGGSLLCCSCSKEDMRGQQYYRQSQPSTAREYV is encoded by the exons ATGGCTAACTCAGGTCTACAGTTGTTGGGTTACTTTCTGGCATTGGGTGGCTGGATTGGCATCATCTCCACAACTGCCTTGCCCCAGTGGAAGCAGTCATCGTACGCCGGCGATGCCATCATCACTGCCGTGGGTCTGTACGAGGGGCTGTGGATGAGCTGTGCCTCACAGAGTACGGGACAGGTGCAGTGCAAGATCTTTGACTCCATGCTCTCGCTGGACA TCCACATCCAGACATGCCGGGCCCTTATGGTGGTGTCAGTACTGCTGGGCTTTATTGGGATCATCGTCAGCGTGGTGGGCATGAAGTGTACCAAGGTGGGAGATAACAACCCAGCCACCAAGACCCGCATCGCTATGACCGGAGGAGCACTCTTTCTGCTTGCAG GTTTATGCACACTGGTTTCTGTGTCCTGGTATGCCACTCAGGTGTCCTATCAGTTCTTTAACCCAAATACACCACCCAATGCCAG GTATGAGTTTGGCTCAGCCTTGTTTGTCGGATGGGCAGCAGCCAGTCTGACTGTTCTGGGTGGCTCTCTGCTGTGCTGCTCCTGCTCCAAAGAAGATATGCGAGGACAGCAATATTACCGCCAATCACAGCCTTCCACAGCAAGGGAGTACGTGTAA
- the cldn19 gene encoding claudin-19 isoform X2 has product MANSGLQLLGYFLALGGWIGIISTTALPQWKQSSYAGDAIITAVGLYEGLWMSCASQSTGQVQCKIFDSMLSLDIHIQTCRALMVVSVLLGFIGIIVSVVGMKCTKVGDNNPATKTRIAMTGGALFLLAGLCTLVSVSWYATQVSYQFFNPNTPPNARYEFGSALFVGWAAASLTVLGGSLLCCSCSKEDMRGQQYYRQSQPSTAREAELLSETSFPD; this is encoded by the exons ATGGCTAACTCAGGTCTACAGTTGTTGGGTTACTTTCTGGCATTGGGTGGCTGGATTGGCATCATCTCCACAACTGCCTTGCCCCAGTGGAAGCAGTCATCGTACGCCGGCGATGCCATCATCACTGCCGTGGGTCTGTACGAGGGGCTGTGGATGAGCTGTGCCTCACAGAGTACGGGACAGGTGCAGTGCAAGATCTTTGACTCCATGCTCTCGCTGGACA TCCACATCCAGACATGCCGGGCCCTTATGGTGGTGTCAGTACTGCTGGGCTTTATTGGGATCATCGTCAGCGTGGTGGGCATGAAGTGTACCAAGGTGGGAGATAACAACCCAGCCACCAAGACCCGCATCGCTATGACCGGAGGAGCACTCTTTCTGCTTGCAG GTTTATGCACACTGGTTTCTGTGTCCTGGTATGCCACTCAGGTGTCCTATCAGTTCTTTAACCCAAATACACCACCCAATGCCAG GTATGAGTTTGGCTCAGCCTTGTTTGTCGGATGGGCAGCAGCCAGTCTGACTGTTCTGGGTGGCTCTCTGCTGTGCTGCTCCTGCTCCAAAGAAGATATGCGAGGACAGCAATATTACCGCCAATCACAGCCTTCCACAGCAAGGGA GGCAGAGTTGTTGAGTGAAACTAGTTTCCCTGACTGA